A portion of the Liberibacter crescens BT-1 genome contains these proteins:
- the pdhA gene encoding pyruvate dehydrogenase (acetyl-transferring) E1 component subunit alpha — MVLNKTHPVLKCKNEKELIATNYFDNSMIIDLNCQQELFAYREMLLIRRFEEKAGQLYGMGLIGGFCHLYIGQEAVAVGVKMSLEEGDQMITGYRDHGHILACSVDASTVMAELTGRRNGISKGKGGSMHMFSKKHGFYGGHGIVGAQVSLGTGIAFANKYRNTDRVCAVYFGDGAANQGQVYESFNMAALWNLGVIYIIENNQYAMGTSVKRASAQSDLSKRGDSFGIPSMKIDGMDIRAVKGATDKAVQHCRLGNGPIIIEMLTYRYRGHSMSDPASYRAREEVEMMRSEHDPIEKVRMRLLEKEWASENDLKIIESEVRKIITASANFAQNDMEPDESELYLDILL; from the coding sequence ATGGTATTGAATAAAACTCACCCTGTTTTAAAATGTAAAAATGAAAAAGAACTTATTGCGACTAATTATTTTGATAATTCAATGATTATTGACCTTAATTGTCAGCAGGAGCTATTCGCATATCGGGAAATGTTACTTATTCGTCGATTTGAAGAAAAAGCTGGCCAACTATACGGCATGGGTTTGATTGGTGGCTTTTGTCACCTTTATATAGGTCAAGAAGCTGTAGCAGTTGGTGTAAAGATGTCTCTTGAAGAAGGAGATCAAATGATCACTGGCTATCGGGATCATGGACATATCCTTGCTTGTTCAGTGGATGCGTCTACAGTAATGGCAGAGTTAACAGGCCGTCGTAATGGGATATCAAAAGGCAAAGGCGGTTCCATGCATATGTTTTCAAAAAAACATGGATTCTATGGAGGTCATGGAATTGTTGGTGCACAAGTATCCCTTGGGACAGGGATTGCTTTTGCTAATAAGTATCGTAATACTGACCGCGTTTGTGCTGTTTATTTTGGTGACGGTGCAGCAAACCAAGGGCAGGTTTATGAAAGCTTTAATATGGCTGCTCTCTGGAATTTAGGTGTCATTTACATCATTGAAAATAATCAATACGCTATGGGCACCTCAGTTAAGCGTGCATCTGCACAATCTGATCTTTCGAAAAGAGGCGATTCTTTTGGCATTCCAAGCATGAAAATTGATGGCATGGATATACGAGCTGTCAAAGGAGCTACAGACAAAGCTGTCCAACATTGTCGTCTTGGTAATGGGCCAATTATAATAGAAATGCTTACCTATCGTTACAGAGGTCACTCCATGTCTGATCCTGCAAGCTATCGTGCTCGAGAAGAAGTAGAAATGATGCGCTCTGAACATGACCCAATTGAAAAAGTACGCATGAGATTGCTAGAAAAGGAATGGGCTAGTGAAAACGATCTCAAGATCATAGAGAGTGAAGTACGCAAAATTATAACAGCGAGCGCCAATTTTGCACAAAATGATATGGAACCTGATGAATCTGAACTTTATCTTGATATTCTACTCTAA
- a CDS encoding pyruvate dehydrogenase complex E1 component subunit beta yields the protein MSVEVLMPALSPTMEEGKIYKWTKNEGDFIKQGDIICEVETDKAVMEVESVYEGVLDKIIVPEGTENIKVNNVIAIILQEDDVVDVNSMPSVSSFEKKTQFSQNSLLNITDKGGSLITSSVDKTSKTDDIHYPEIPKDVPTVSITVREALRDAIAEEMRRDPNVFIMGEEVAEYQGAYKITQGLLQEFGAGRVIDTPISEHAFAGIGVGAAFTGLKPIVEFMTFNFAMQAIDQIINSAAKTRYMSGGQIEVPIVFRGPNGAAARVAAQHSQCYAAWYSHIPGLKVVMPYNASDAKGLLKAAIRDPNPVIFLENEILYGQTFEVPVSDDLLIPIGKARVHFKGNDATIVSFGIGMTYAIKAIAELEKENLNIELIDLRTIRPMDIKTIVESVKKTGRLVTVEEGYPQSSVGAEIATRVQQQAFDYLDAPILTITGKDVPTPYASNLEKLALPSVEEIIEAVKIVCYKNKVKN from the coding sequence ATATCTGTTGAAGTGCTTATGCCTGCATTATCTCCGACTATGGAGGAAGGAAAGATTTATAAGTGGACAAAAAACGAAGGTGATTTTATAAAACAAGGTGATATTATTTGTGAAGTTGAAACTGACAAGGCTGTTATGGAAGTCGAATCTGTCTATGAGGGGGTTCTTGATAAGATAATAGTTCCTGAAGGAACTGAAAATATTAAAGTTAATAATGTAATTGCCATTATATTACAGGAAGATGACGTTGTTGATGTTAATTCAATGCCTTCAGTGAGTTCTTTTGAGAAAAAAACTCAGTTTTCACAAAATTCATTACTCAATATAACCGATAAAGGAGGTTCTTTGATAACATCTTCAGTTGATAAGACGTCTAAAACAGATGATATTCACTACCCTGAAATACCTAAAGATGTACCAACAGTTTCAATAACTGTACGGGAGGCATTGCGTGATGCTATAGCTGAAGAAATGCGTCGTGATCCAAACGTATTTATTATGGGCGAAGAAGTAGCAGAATATCAGGGGGCCTATAAAATTACTCAAGGACTTCTGCAGGAATTTGGTGCAGGGCGAGTTATAGATACGCCAATCAGTGAACATGCTTTCGCAGGCATTGGTGTTGGAGCAGCCTTTACAGGTCTAAAACCAATCGTGGAATTTATGACTTTTAATTTTGCTATGCAAGCAATAGACCAGATCATTAATTCTGCTGCAAAGACTCGTTACATGTCTGGCGGACAAATAGAGGTACCTATTGTTTTTCGTGGTCCTAATGGAGCAGCAGCACGCGTTGCAGCACAACATTCACAATGTTATGCTGCATGGTATAGTCATATTCCAGGCCTTAAGGTTGTTATGCCATACAATGCCTCTGATGCCAAAGGACTTCTAAAAGCGGCAATTCGTGATCCAAATCCTGTTATTTTCTTGGAAAATGAAATTCTTTATGGACAAACTTTTGAAGTCCCTGTTTCGGATGATCTGTTGATTCCTATAGGAAAAGCACGTGTTCATTTCAAAGGTAATGATGCAACTATAGTATCTTTTGGTATTGGTATGACGTATGCCATAAAAGCAATTGCTGAATTAGAAAAAGAAAATCTAAATATAGAGCTCATAGATTTGCGTACTATACGCCCAATGGATATTAAAACTATTGTAGAATCAGTAAAAAAAACAGGTCGTCTTGTGACTGTTGAAGAAGGCTATCCTCAATCATCTGTTGGTGCCGAAATAGCAACCCGTGTACAACAACAGGCATTTGATTATCTTGATGCTCCTATTCTAACAATTACAGGAAAAGATGTGCCAACACCATATGCTTCAAATCTTGAAAAACTTGCTCTTCCGAGTGTAGAGGAGATCATTGAAGCAGTGAAGATTGTCTGTTACAAAAACAAGGTGAAAAATTAA
- a CDS encoding pyruvate dehydrogenase complex dihydrolipoamide acetyltransferase has protein sequence MTIKITMPALSPTMEEGKIAKWLVKEGDSVSSGDIICEIETDKAIMEVESVYEGIVEEITVPEGTENVKVNSVILLLSGEDDSDISEPSNISQTQHPSSSPEEILSNPLSRENSAELNQLEISINKEKVFSSPLARRIAKEKNIDIFSIKGSGPYGRVIKRDVENSLPTNHDILNIKAPSSSFGSGLMPDASILKLFEKGSYDLEPHDSMRKTIAARLQQATQTIPHFYVSIDCEIDQLLALRSQINTSISIHNDQSSIKISVNDMVIKALAMSMLKVPSANVSWTETALIKHHHVDVAVAVRIQGGLITPIIRKADQKKIIDISQEMKELGRRAKEKKLKPEEYQGGMTSISNMGMLNIKSFSSIINPPQSTILAVGTGEKRPVVKNNEIKIATVMTVTLSADHRAIDGALAAELLLAFKSYIENPAGILI, from the coding sequence ATGACAATTAAAATAACTATGCCTGCATTATCTCCAACCATGGAGGAAGGGAAAATAGCAAAGTGGCTAGTTAAGGAAGGCGACAGTGTATCTTCAGGCGATATTATTTGTGAGATTGAAACTGACAAGGCTATCATGGAAGTCGAATCTGTCTATGAAGGCATTGTAGAAGAGATCACAGTCCCTGAAGGAACTGAGAATGTTAAAGTTAACTCTGTTATTTTACTTCTATCTGGCGAAGACGATAGTGATATCTCTGAACCAAGTAATATATCACAGACTCAACACCCCTCTTCTTCTCCTGAGGAAATCTTATCAAACCCGCTTTCAAGGGAAAATTCTGCTGAATTAAATCAGTTGGAAATATCAATTAACAAAGAAAAAGTATTTTCTTCACCTCTTGCTCGTCGTATTGCAAAAGAAAAAAATATTGACATATTTTCTATTAAAGGATCTGGCCCTTATGGTCGTGTTATTAAAAGAGATGTAGAAAATTCTCTGCCAACAAACCATGATATTCTGAATATAAAAGCACCTTCATCATCATTTGGTAGTGGTTTGATGCCTGATGCCTCTATATTGAAATTATTTGAAAAAGGTTCTTATGACTTGGAACCTCATGATAGCATGCGTAAAACCATTGCAGCAAGGCTTCAACAAGCTACACAAACAATTCCGCATTTTTATGTATCTATAGATTGTGAGATTGATCAACTCCTTGCTTTAAGAAGTCAAATTAATACTTCAATATCAATACACAATGATCAATCTTCTATCAAAATTTCAGTAAATGACATGGTAATCAAAGCTCTTGCTATGTCCATGTTAAAAGTTCCAAGTGCTAATGTCTCCTGGACAGAAACCGCATTAATTAAACATCATCATGTTGATGTAGCAGTTGCAGTTCGTATCCAGGGAGGATTAATAACCCCTATTATTCGTAAAGCCGATCAGAAAAAAATCATTGATATTTCTCAAGAAATGAAAGAACTTGGACGTCGTGCTAAAGAAAAAAAACTTAAGCCAGAAGAATATCAAGGAGGTATGACTTCTATATCTAATATGGGAATGTTAAATATAAAGAGTTTTTCTTCTATTATTAATCCTCCTCAATCAACTATTCTTGCAGTAGGCACTGGTGAAAAAAGGCCTGTTGTTAAAAATAATGAGATAAAAATTGCAACTGTAATGACAGTAACTCTTTCTGCTGACCACCGCGCTATAGATGGAGCTCTTGCTGCTGAACTTTTGCTTGCTTTTAAGAGTTACATTGAAAATCCAGCAGGAATTTTAATATAA